The Sphingomonas sanxanigenens DSM 19645 = NX02 genome includes a region encoding these proteins:
- a CDS encoding acetate/propionate family kinase: protein MSRAIVSLNAGSSSIKFALFTLDADGPRHAAAGKLEGIGIAPRLVARDAEGTVLVDRNWTNGAGLTHEVLLHDLFTWAGDHLPEHEIIAIGHRVVHGGMWFARPLLVDDALLAALDALCPLAPLHQPHNLAAIRAIRALAPALPQVACFDTAFHHDRADTATRFALPRALHDKGIRRYGFHGLSYEYIARTLQEIDPELAGGRVIVAHLGNGASLCAMHDGKSVDTTMGFTALDGLMMGTRCGAIDPGVVLHLQTQEGMSAVDVEALLYNRSGLLGVSGVSSDMRALHKSDDPCAAEAIDLFTWRAAREAAALVGALGGLDGLVFTAGIGENDPTVRAVICERLGWLGIAIDPSANACDAPIISTADSRITVRVIPTDEERMIAIHTIGALPTAGGGQ from the coding sequence ATGAGCCGCGCCATTGTCAGCCTCAACGCCGGATCGTCGAGCATCAAGTTCGCGCTGTTCACGCTGGACGCCGACGGCCCGCGTCATGCCGCGGCCGGCAAGCTGGAAGGGATCGGCATAGCGCCGCGGCTCGTGGCGCGCGACGCCGAGGGCACCGTCCTGGTCGACCGCAACTGGACAAATGGCGCGGGGCTGACCCACGAGGTCCTGCTGCATGACCTGTTCACCTGGGCAGGAGATCACCTGCCCGAGCATGAGATCATCGCCATCGGCCATCGCGTCGTCCATGGCGGAATGTGGTTTGCGCGGCCGCTTCTGGTCGACGACGCCCTGCTCGCGGCACTGGACGCGCTGTGCCCCTTGGCGCCGCTCCACCAGCCCCACAATCTCGCCGCGATCCGGGCCATCCGCGCGCTGGCGCCCGCCCTTCCCCAGGTCGCCTGCTTCGATACCGCCTTCCATCACGACCGCGCGGACACCGCCACGCGTTTCGCCCTGCCTCGCGCGCTGCACGACAAGGGTATCCGGCGTTACGGTTTCCACGGCCTTTCCTATGAATATATCGCGCGGACACTGCAGGAAATCGACCCGGAGCTGGCGGGCGGGCGAGTGATCGTCGCCCACCTGGGAAACGGCGCGAGCCTGTGCGCGATGCATGACGGAAAGAGCGTCGATACGACGATGGGCTTCACCGCGCTCGACGGGCTGATGATGGGAACGCGCTGCGGCGCGATCGATCCCGGCGTTGTGCTTCACCTGCAGACCCAGGAAGGGATGAGCGCAGTGGACGTCGAGGCACTGCTCTACAACCGGTCGGGATTGCTCGGCGTTTCCGGAGTTTCCAGCGACATGCGGGCGCTTCACAAGAGCGATGACCCTTGCGCCGCCGAAGCGATCGACCTCTTCACCTGGCGCGCGGCGCGGGAAGCTGCGGCGCTGGTTGGCGCGCTGGGCGGCCTCGACGGACTGGTTTTCACCGCGGGCATTGGCGAAAACGATCCCACCGTCCGCGCGGTAATCTGCGAGCGACTGGGCTGGCTGGGCATCGCCATCGACCCGTCGGCGAACGCATGCGACGCGCCAATCATCAGCACTGCGGACAGCCGGATCACCGTTCGCGTCATTCCGACCGACGAGGAACGCATGATCGCCATCCATACCATCGGCGCCTTGCCTACGGCGGGAGGTGGTCAGTGA
- a CDS encoding bifunctional enoyl-CoA hydratase/phosphate acetyltransferase has product MIENRTFDEIAIGDTASITRTLREQDIQLFALVSGDAYPAHLDADHAGTDLSHRMIAHGMWGGGLISAVLDTELPGPGASYLSQSLRFVRPVGLGDAITTSVKVTEKRSEHHVLLLDCRCVNQNGDEIITGQAEVRAPTEKIRLPRMALPDVRISGHDSYRKLIERTKADVAPQTAVAHPCSAAAMTAVVDAAEAGLITPILVGPEARIRAAAHEAEKDISAYRVVPAAHSHAAAAAAVALVHSGEAKLLMKGSLHTDELMSAVVSSSTGLRTERRISHAYLMDVPGHPTPLIITDAAINIEPSLEEKADIIRNAIDLAHVIGIESPRVAILSAVETVNPSMRSTLDAAALCKMADRGQISGGVLDGPLAFDNAISEAAAKEKGIVSPVAGKAEILVVPTLEAGNMLAKQLTFLGGADAAGVVLGARVPIILTSRADSLRTRLASCAVAVLLARAATMAAPGLPEGKPLA; this is encoded by the coding sequence ATGATCGAGAACCGCACCTTCGACGAAATCGCCATCGGCGATACGGCGAGCATTACCCGCACGCTGCGCGAGCAGGATATCCAGCTCTTCGCGCTCGTCTCGGGCGACGCATATCCTGCGCATCTCGACGCCGATCATGCGGGGACCGACCTGTCGCACCGTATGATCGCCCACGGCATGTGGGGCGGAGGCTTGATCTCAGCTGTTCTCGACACCGAGCTGCCCGGACCGGGCGCAAGCTACCTGAGCCAGTCATTGCGCTTCGTCCGGCCGGTGGGTCTGGGCGACGCCATCACAACTTCGGTGAAGGTAACCGAGAAACGATCCGAGCATCATGTGCTTTTGCTCGATTGTCGCTGCGTCAACCAGAACGGCGACGAGATCATCACGGGCCAGGCCGAGGTCAGGGCGCCAACCGAGAAGATCCGCCTTCCGCGAATGGCGCTCCCCGACGTTCGCATCTCCGGTCATGACAGCTATCGCAAACTGATCGAACGGACCAAAGCGGACGTGGCGCCGCAGACCGCCGTCGCCCATCCCTGCAGCGCCGCGGCGATGACCGCGGTGGTCGACGCTGCCGAGGCCGGTCTGATCACACCGATTCTGGTCGGGCCGGAAGCCCGGATCCGCGCGGCGGCGCATGAGGCGGAGAAAGACATCTCCGCATATCGTGTCGTGCCCGCCGCGCACAGCCACGCCGCTGCGGCAGCGGCGGTCGCGCTTGTCCATTCGGGCGAAGCGAAGCTGCTCATGAAGGGATCGCTCCACACCGATGAACTGATGAGCGCGGTGGTCTCCTCCTCGACAGGCCTGCGGACGGAGCGGCGCATCAGCCACGCCTATCTGATGGACGTGCCCGGCCATCCCACGCCGCTCATCATCACCGACGCTGCGATCAACATCGAACCGAGTCTCGAGGAAAAAGCCGACATCATCCGCAACGCCATCGATCTCGCGCATGTGATCGGGATCGAAAGTCCCAGGGTCGCGATCCTCTCGGCGGTAGAGACGGTCAATCCGTCGATGCGATCGACGCTCGACGCCGCCGCGCTCTGCAAGATGGCCGATCGCGGCCAGATCTCAGGCGGTGTGCTCGATGGCCCGCTGGCGTTCGACAATGCGATCAGCGAGGCGGCGGCGAAGGAAAAGGGCATTGTCTCGCCCGTCGCAGGCAAGGCGGAAATCCTGGTCGTGCCCACCCTCGAGGCCGGAAACATGCTCGCCAAGCAACTCACCTTCCTGGGTGGGGCGGACGCCGCCGGGGTGGTGCTGGGCGCCCGCGTGCCGATCATCCTCACCAGCCGCGCGGATTCCCTGCGCACCCGTCTCGCCTCCTGCGCAGTCGCGGTGCTGCTCGCGCGCGCCGCCACCATGGCGGCGCCGGGCCTGCCCGAAGGCAAGCCGCTGGCATGA
- a CDS encoding PHA/PHB synthase family protein: MAATHSRQDASDPLDGIAETLDRAAIAGIAQLTSGLSPATIVQAFSDWGMHLASSPGKQLQLAAKTARKFVRLGDYAVRSIGDHDAAPAIEPLPQDRRFTDPAWKEAPYNVIAQAFLLNQQWWHAATTGVMGVTRHHEDMVAFGMRQILDTMAPTNFIATNPVLQKRIFETGGQCLIEGARQLLEDMQRTMRGEPPIGTEAFEVGKGIAVTPGKVVYRNALIELIEYAPTTDKVRPEPILIVPAWIMKYYILDLSPENSLVRWLTAQGYTVFIISWHNPVSADRDLDMEAYRRLGPMAALDAVTAITGSSAVHAVGYCIGGTLLSIAAAAMAREGDDRFATVTLFAAQTEFSEPGELGLFIDEAQLSVLDNMMWSKGYLDGTQMGGAFQILRSNDLVWSRILNTYLMGEREPMSDLMAWNADATRMPYVMHSQYLRRLFLDDDLAEGRYKVDGRTISLSALRQPMFVVGTERDHVAPWRSVHKIHMLSSAEITFALTSGGHNAGIVSEPGHKGRRYHILTRETDGAALDPDEWMALAPVREGSWWVGWEEWLRAHSGEPIAPPPLGAPDKGYPILEDAPGRYVLEH; this comes from the coding sequence ATGGCAGCAACGCATTCACGCCAGGACGCGTCCGATCCGCTCGACGGCATAGCCGAAACCCTCGACCGGGCCGCTATCGCCGGGATCGCGCAATTGACCAGCGGGCTTTCGCCGGCGACCATCGTGCAGGCCTTCTCCGACTGGGGCATGCATCTTGCCAGCTCGCCGGGCAAGCAACTTCAGCTGGCGGCCAAGACGGCACGCAAATTCGTGCGGCTCGGCGACTATGCCGTGCGCAGCATCGGCGACCATGACGCTGCTCCCGCGATCGAGCCGCTGCCGCAGGATCGACGCTTTACCGATCCGGCATGGAAGGAGGCACCCTACAACGTCATCGCCCAGGCTTTCCTCCTCAACCAGCAATGGTGGCATGCCGCCACGACCGGCGTGATGGGTGTCACGAGGCATCATGAGGACATGGTCGCCTTCGGAATGCGGCAAATCCTCGACACGATGGCGCCGACCAACTTCATCGCCACCAACCCGGTCCTCCAGAAGCGGATATTCGAGACCGGCGGGCAGTGCCTCATCGAAGGTGCCAGGCAATTGCTGGAGGACATGCAGCGCACCATGCGCGGCGAACCACCGATAGGCACCGAAGCGTTCGAGGTCGGGAAGGGCATCGCCGTCACGCCCGGCAAAGTCGTCTATCGAAACGCGCTGATCGAGCTGATCGAATATGCGCCCACCACCGACAAGGTGCGGCCGGAGCCCATCCTGATCGTGCCGGCCTGGATCATGAAATATTATATTCTCGACCTTTCGCCGGAGAACTCGCTGGTCCGCTGGCTCACCGCGCAGGGATATACGGTCTTCATCATCTCCTGGCACAATCCGGTCAGCGCCGACCGCGACCTCGACATGGAGGCCTACCGGCGGCTGGGTCCGATGGCCGCGCTCGACGCCGTGACCGCGATCACGGGATCGTCGGCCGTTCACGCCGTCGGCTATTGTATCGGCGGCACGCTGCTGTCGATCGCGGCGGCGGCGATGGCGCGCGAGGGCGACGACCGGTTCGCCACGGTGACGTTGTTCGCCGCGCAGACCGAGTTCAGCGAGCCAGGCGAGCTTGGCCTGTTCATCGACGAGGCGCAGCTCAGCGTGCTCGACAACATGATGTGGAGTAAGGGCTATCTCGACGGCACACAGATGGGCGGCGCCTTCCAGATCCTGCGCTCGAACGATCTGGTCTGGTCGCGGATCCTCAATACTTACCTGATGGGCGAGCGCGAGCCGATGTCGGACCTGATGGCCTGGAACGCCGATGCCACGCGGATGCCCTACGTCATGCACAGCCAATATCTGCGCCGCCTGTTCCTCGACGATGATCTCGCCGAGGGCCGCTACAAAGTCGATGGCCGGACGATCAGCCTGTCGGCGCTGCGCCAGCCGATGTTCGTCGTCGGCACCGAGCGCGACCATGTCGCGCCCTGGCGCTCGGTCCACAAGATCCACATGCTGAGCAGCGCGGAGATCACCTTCGCACTGACCAGCGGCGGGCACAATGCCGGGATCGTCTCCGAGCCCGGACACAAGGGGCGGCGCTATCATATCCTCACCCGCGAAACGGATGGCGCCGCGCTCGATCCGGACGAGTGGATGGCACTTGCGCCGGTGCGGGAGGGATCCTGGTGGGTCGGCTGGGAGGAGTGGCTGCGCGCGCATTCGGGCGAGCCGATCGCGCCGCCCCCGCTAGGCGCGCCCGACAAGGGCTATCCGATTCTGGAGGACGCCCCGGGGCGCTATGTGCTGGAGCATTGA
- a CDS encoding response regulator transcription factor encodes MNGNIAALPAERPKILLVEDEPSVRRSFQLLLHAQGYDIRSYASSAALVADPLVNEAVCLVTDYRMPEMDGFAVLRSLRARGWQRPAILVTAYGSPDLVERAMKEGFSVVLEKPLREHALAEAVARLTAPLPPAPSS; translated from the coding sequence ATGAATGGCAATATTGCAGCTCTTCCGGCGGAGCGACCGAAGATTCTTTTGGTGGAGGACGAACCGAGCGTACGCCGCTCGTTCCAGCTTCTCCTCCACGCCCAAGGCTATGATATCCGCTCCTATGCATCGAGCGCGGCACTCGTCGCCGATCCGCTCGTGAATGAGGCCGTCTGCCTGGTCACCGACTATCGCATGCCCGAGATGGATGGTTTTGCGGTCCTGCGCTCGCTTCGAGCGCGCGGATGGCAACGACCGGCTATCCTCGTCACCGCCTATGGCTCACCCGATCTTGTCGAGCGGGCGATGAAGGAAGGCTTCAGCGTCGTCCTCGAGAAGCCGCTGCGCGAGCATGCGCTCGCTGAGGCTGTCGCGCGTTTGACAGCTCCGCTCCCCCCCGCCCCATCTTCGTGA
- a CDS encoding response regulator transcription factor — protein sequence MTERRMIHIVDDEEAIRRSAGFMLKTSGFTVASYASGVSFLREVRHAEPGCILLDVRMPDMDGLEVQQALLERGIAMPVIILTGHGDISIAVRAMKAGAVEFIEKPFEKAVLLDAIAAAFERLDNSGKRATRAADASVLIAALTGREQDVLKGLAEGLPNKTIAYDLGISPRTVEVHRANLMTKLGVRSLSDALRIAFAANLGNDES from the coding sequence ATGACGGAAAGACGCATGATTCATATCGTTGACGACGAGGAAGCGATCCGGCGATCTGCCGGATTCATGCTCAAAACCTCCGGATTCACGGTGGCAAGCTACGCATCAGGCGTTTCGTTTCTCCGCGAAGTGCGCCACGCCGAGCCTGGCTGCATCCTGCTCGATGTCCGCATGCCCGACATGGATGGTCTTGAGGTGCAGCAGGCACTCCTCGAACGGGGCATCGCGATGCCCGTCATCATCCTCACCGGCCATGGCGACATCTCGATCGCGGTGCGTGCCATGAAGGCGGGCGCGGTCGAGTTCATCGAAAAGCCCTTCGAGAAGGCCGTCTTGCTCGACGCGATCGCCGCCGCCTTCGAGCGGCTGGACAACAGTGGCAAACGCGCGACAAGAGCGGCCGACGCGAGCGTGTTGATCGCGGCGCTGACCGGACGCGAGCAGGATGTGCTCAAGGGTCTGGCCGAAGGCCTACCCAACAAGACGATCGCCTATGATCTGGGCATATCGCCCCGGACCGTCGAGGTGCATCGTGCGAACCTGATGACGAAATTAGGTGTGCGTAGCCTGTCCGATGCTCTGCGTATCGCGTTCGCCGCCAATCTCGGAAACGACGAGTCGTAG
- a CDS encoding PAS domain-containing sensor histidine kinase, with protein sequence MASEVHGNTLRSVRSACLIAVATVLVAIPVNLLLRAWGFDHDLYLLLILSTIVAAALGGTGAATAAAIFAVLVGVFFALSRRAAASEPVDLALLLLVALGIALLDARNAYRARRRAALDKFRQSQLSEIADELNLLIDGAQGYAIYMLDPEGRVTIWNEGAERLKGWSEQEAIGQHCSIFYPADAVQAGKPEADLERAREQGKVEEEDWRLRKDGSEFLAHISITALRDGSGALRGFGKVVRDATDERAAESAHKASASHLRSILSTVPDAMIVIDEHGIILSFSAAAERLFGFSEAEIRGSNVSMLMPSPDRDRHDGYLKHYLETGERRIIGIGRVVIGARRDGSTFPMELSVGEAIGETQRVFNGFIRDLTERQETQERLDELQSKLIHVARVSAMGTMASTLAHELNQPITAVANYVEAVRDLLAEANPEDLPMIREALDDSVREALRAGQIVRRLRDFVARGEVEKTVEDLPTLIGEAAALGLIGAREKGVDTQFDLAPDASKVLLDKVQIQQVLINLLRNAVEAMAGSSERHLWITSRHEKAGVIRVTVADSGPGVSPEVAEQLFTAFVSTKSEGMGLGLSICRTIVEANGGRIWLEPRPGGGSQFHFTLIEAEPENAE encoded by the coding sequence ATGGCAAGCGAAGTGCACGGCAACACATTGCGATCAGTCCGTTCAGCTTGCTTGATCGCCGTCGCGACCGTCCTTGTCGCCATACCCGTCAACCTTCTGCTGCGGGCATGGGGCTTCGATCACGACCTCTATCTCCTGCTCATCCTTTCAACCATCGTGGCAGCTGCCCTCGGCGGGACTGGCGCGGCAACGGCTGCGGCTATTTTCGCAGTCCTCGTGGGGGTCTTTTTTGCGTTATCGCGCCGTGCTGCTGCTTCTGAACCTGTCGATCTGGCGCTTTTGCTGCTCGTTGCCTTAGGCATCGCTCTGCTCGACGCTCGCAACGCCTACAGGGCACGGCGTCGTGCCGCCCTGGACAAGTTTCGTCAAAGCCAACTCTCAGAGATCGCCGATGAACTCAACCTTCTGATCGACGGCGCCCAAGGTTACGCGATCTATATGCTCGATCCCGAGGGTCGCGTTACGATCTGGAACGAGGGCGCCGAACGGCTGAAGGGCTGGAGCGAGCAAGAGGCGATCGGCCAGCACTGCTCGATCTTCTATCCGGCGGATGCGGTCCAGGCCGGCAAACCCGAAGCCGACCTCGAACGCGCCCGCGAGCAGGGCAAGGTCGAGGAAGAGGACTGGCGGCTCCGGAAGGACGGATCGGAGTTCCTGGCGCATATCTCGATCACCGCGCTCCGCGACGGCAGTGGAGCATTGCGCGGCTTCGGCAAGGTGGTCCGCGATGCGACGGACGAGCGCGCCGCCGAAAGCGCGCACAAGGCGAGCGCCAGCCATCTCCGCTCGATCCTCTCGACCGTCCCCGATGCGATGATCGTGATCGACGAGCATGGCATCATCCTGTCGTTCAGCGCCGCGGCCGAACGGCTGTTCGGCTTCTCGGAGGCCGAAATTCGCGGATCGAACGTAAGTATGCTCATGCCCTCGCCCGATCGCGACCGGCATGACGGCTATCTCAAACATTATCTTGAAACCGGCGAGCGAAGGATCATCGGGATCGGGCGCGTCGTCATTGGCGCACGGCGCGACGGCTCGACCTTCCCGATGGAGTTGTCGGTGGGCGAAGCCATCGGCGAGACCCAGCGTGTCTTCAACGGCTTCATCCGGGATCTGACCGAACGGCAGGAGACGCAGGAGCGCCTCGACGAGCTGCAATCCAAGCTGATCCATGTCGCCCGGGTCAGCGCGATGGGCACGATGGCCTCGACACTGGCCCATGAGCTCAACCAGCCGATCACCGCCGTCGCCAATTATGTCGAAGCGGTGCGGGATCTGCTCGCCGAAGCCAATCCCGAAGATCTGCCGATGATCCGCGAAGCGCTGGACGATTCGGTGCGAGAGGCCCTGCGCGCAGGCCAGATCGTCCGGCGGCTGCGCGATTTCGTGGCGCGCGGGGAAGTCGAGAAAACCGTCGAGGATCTCCCCACGCTCATCGGCGAGGCGGCGGCGCTCGGGCTGATAGGCGCTCGGGAGAAGGGTGTCGATACCCAGTTCGATCTCGCTCCCGACGCTTCGAAAGTGCTCCTCGACAAGGTGCAGATCCAGCAGGTGCTGATCAATCTCCTTCGCAATGCTGTGGAGGCGATGGCAGGATCATCCGAACGGCACCTGTGGATCACCTCCCGCCACGAGAAAGCAGGCGTCATCCGGGTCACCGTGGCCGATTCCGGGCCTGGCGTGTCGCCGGAAGTCGCGGAGCAGCTTTTCACTGCCTTCGTCAGCACGAAGAGCGAGGGCATGGGTCTGGGGCTTTCGATCTGCCGTACCATCGTGGAGGCGAATGGCGGCCGGATATGGCTGGAGCCGCGCCCTGGCGGCGGGTCGCAATTCCACTTTACGCTCATTGAAGCCGAGCCGGAGAATGCAGAATGA
- a CDS encoding BON domain-containing protein has translation MKNDSQLQRDVMAELEWEPSIDHADIGVAVTDGVVTLSGFVKSYPQKLAAEKAARRVAGVKALAEEIKVRFASDPKTADHEIAKRILDMFSWNISIPGDKIAVKVEHGWVTLTGTVDWYYQSEEARKVAGKVNGVVGVSNLIEVRKLPTSGDIKDRIMAAFKRNADLDAASVTVFTDGGKVTLGGKVKAWNERQIAERAAWAAPGVTRVEDNIIIAF, from the coding sequence ATGAAGAACGACAGTCAATTGCAGCGTGACGTGATGGCAGAACTGGAATGGGAGCCGAGCATCGATCACGCCGACATCGGTGTGGCGGTGACGGACGGCGTCGTCACCCTTTCCGGCTTCGTCAAAAGCTATCCGCAAAAGCTGGCGGCGGAAAAGGCGGCGCGGCGCGTGGCGGGCGTCAAGGCGCTCGCCGAGGAGATCAAGGTGCGCTTCGCGTCGGATCCCAAGACGGCCGATCATGAGATCGCCAAGCGCATACTCGACATGTTCTCCTGGAACATCTCCATCCCCGGCGACAAGATCGCGGTGAAAGTCGAGCATGGCTGGGTGACGCTCACCGGCACGGTCGACTGGTACTATCAGAGCGAGGAGGCGCGGAAAGTCGCCGGCAAGGTCAACGGCGTCGTCGGTGTCAGCAATCTGATCGAGGTGCGCAAGTTGCCGACATCGGGCGATATCAAGGACCGGATCATGGCAGCGTTCAAGCGCAATGCCGATCTCGATGCGGCATCGGTGACCGTGTTCACCGATGGCGGCAAGGTCACGCTGGGCGGTAAGGTCAAGGCGTGGAACGAGCGACAGATCGCCGAGCGCGCGGCTTGGGCCGCTCCCGGCGTCACCAGGGTCGAGGACAATATCATCATCGCTTTCTGA
- a CDS encoding Hsp20/alpha crystallin family protein: MNDVTNVPATKTRPASSLRDLATQISEPVGWLRSEIDRLFDDFGNSGRSLFHFAPRGALAIVPALELVDDEKAYRLTAELPGLDEKDVEINVADGVLSISGEKKEEEERKEKGFLLSERRYGSFRRQISLPADVDAEGIKAQFKDGVLTVTLAKDENAAARTRKIAIEKA; encoded by the coding sequence ATGAACGATGTGACCAATGTTCCAGCGACCAAAACACGTCCGGCATCATCGTTGCGCGATCTGGCAACCCAGATCAGCGAGCCGGTCGGCTGGCTGCGATCGGAGATCGACCGCCTGTTCGACGATTTCGGCAACTCCGGCCGCAGCCTTTTCCACTTCGCTCCGCGCGGCGCCTTGGCAATCGTGCCGGCGCTCGAGCTGGTCGATGACGAGAAGGCCTATCGTCTTACCGCGGAGCTTCCCGGACTCGATGAAAAGGATGTGGAGATTAACGTTGCCGATGGCGTGCTCAGCATCTCGGGCGAAAAGAAGGAAGAGGAAGAGCGCAAGGAGAAGGGCTTCCTGCTCAGCGAGCGCCGCTATGGTTCCTTCCGGCGCCAGATTTCGCTCCCCGCCGATGTGGATGCCGAGGGTATCAAGGCGCAGTTCAAGGACGGCGTCCTGACGGTGACGCTAGCCAAGGACGAGAATGCGGCGGCGCGAACGCGCAAGATCGCGATCGAGAAGGCCTGA
- a CDS encoding AAA family ATPase — protein MRRRERARSRSRRPEPMATSSPGPGAPDDQADAVVFLGEGHAFKRTCPTRIDTHCASIFLVGDRAWKLKRAVRFGYLDFSTCDKRHAALEAELYLNRRTAPDLYLALHPITRDAGGRLAIDGSGDVVDWLLEMRRFPDDALLTHLADRGQLDERLLMRLADRINAFHSTTEADLAQGGGASFRRVVEGNIASMAAVPAILDPDKAKHLGERLLQITDGMTSLLDARARKGRVRHGHGDLHLANIALIDGEPTLFDCLEFSVELATIDVLYDLAFLLMDLWHRNLRTEANIIFNRYLDLSPDDEGGIGLLPLFLSVRAAVRAHVLAAQSLRAGEDRALALGARSYLDLALAMLAPVPPRLVAIGGLSGTGKSSLARRLGGATGRVPGARIFRTDVLRKHLAGLAPEARLPRDSYSARAAVEVYEAMGRMAASALALGQSVVADAVFALPVERERIAAVGRTAGVPFDGLWLEAAATARLSRVGIRGADASDADVSVAQAQSQLEIGDLGAWLRVQADGSLDKLAAVARAKLGLR, from the coding sequence ATGCGGCGGCGCGAACGCGCAAGATCGCGATCGAGAAGGCCTGAGCCAATGGCGACGTCATCGCCTGGCCCCGGCGCGCCGGACGACCAGGCCGATGCCGTCGTCTTCCTCGGGGAGGGTCACGCCTTCAAGCGAACGTGTCCCACACGCATCGATACCCACTGCGCCAGTATTTTTCTTGTCGGTGACCGCGCCTGGAAGCTCAAGCGCGCGGTCCGGTTCGGCTATCTTGATTTCTCGACCTGCGACAAACGTCATGCCGCGCTCGAGGCGGAGCTTTACCTCAACCGCCGAACCGCACCCGATCTCTATCTTGCTCTTCATCCGATCACGCGGGACGCCGGCGGGCGGCTGGCGATTGATGGTTCCGGTGACGTGGTCGACTGGTTGCTCGAGATGCGACGCTTTCCCGATGATGCGCTGCTCACGCATCTCGCCGATCGCGGCCAACTCGATGAACGCCTGCTGATGCGGCTGGCGGATCGCATAAACGCGTTCCATTCGACGACGGAAGCTGATCTGGCGCAAGGGGGTGGCGCATCGTTCCGCCGCGTCGTCGAAGGCAATATCGCCAGCATGGCGGCCGTTCCCGCTATTCTCGACCCGGACAAGGCAAAGCATCTGGGCGAAAGGCTGCTCCAGATAACCGATGGCATGACATCGCTGCTCGATGCCCGAGCGCGGAAAGGCCGGGTCAGACATGGGCATGGCGACCTACATCTCGCCAACATCGCGCTGATCGACGGTGAACCGACCTTGTTCGACTGCCTCGAGTTCAGCGTCGAGCTGGCCACGATCGATGTGCTCTATGATCTTGCCTTTCTCCTGATGGATCTATGGCATCGCAATCTCCGTACCGAGGCGAACATCATCTTCAACCGCTATCTTGATCTGTCGCCGGACGATGAGGGCGGGATCGGGCTATTGCCTCTGTTCCTGTCCGTTCGCGCGGCGGTTCGCGCGCATGTGCTGGCGGCCCAGAGCCTGCGTGCCGGAGAAGACAGAGCGCTCGCGCTGGGCGCACGATCCTATCTCGACCTTGCGCTCGCGATGCTGGCGCCCGTTCCTCCGCGGCTGGTAGCGATCGGCGGACTTTCGGGGACGGGCAAGTCCAGCCTTGCGCGCCGGCTCGGCGGCGCGACCGGGCGCGTGCCCGGCGCCAGGATCTTTCGGACTGACGTGCTGCGCAAACACCTCGCGGGGCTGGCTCCTGAGGCCAGGCTCCCCCGCGACAGCTATTCGGCGCGGGCCGCCGTCGAGGTCTACGAGGCAATGGGCCGGATGGCGGCATCGGCGCTTGCGCTCGGCCAATCCGTCGTGGCCGACGCGGTGTTCGCGCTGCCCGTCGAGCGCGAGAGGATCGCAGCGGTCGGGCGGACGGCTGGCGTCCCGTTCGACGGTCTCTGGTTAGAGGCGGCGGCAACCGCGCGGCTCAGCCGGGTGGGGATTCGCGGCGCCGACGCATCGGATGCCGATGTTTCGGTCGCGCAAGCCCAATCACAATTAGAAATCGGCGATCTCGGCGCGTGGCTTAGGGTCCAGGCGGACGGATCGCTGGACAAGTTGGCTGCGGTGGCGCGCGCCAAGCTGGGACTGCGCTGA